In Trichomycterus rosablanca isolate fTriRos1 chromosome 4, fTriRos1.hap1, whole genome shotgun sequence, one DNA window encodes the following:
- the bcl10 gene encoding B-cell lymphoma/leukemia 10, translating to METHLTEDEMAEVKKEALETLRPYLVEKLIAERHYDYLRSKKILTREDTEEINCKCTRGKRTGKLLDIISENPRGLDTLIESIQRCRTLNFIIAKITDEVQRIKNAKLEALRAVGVSSSTMKGASGAGNDLSKAEFFDYHKFSTICLHPEGERSSASSVTSSSMNLSCTPGRQKGSDSGAAASLNVVSSTSSCLPKPGDPGAPPLPDDITTEEQDQDSVVYESTGSSGDANFLPLRSRSLNPLVDNIL from the exons ATGGAGACTCACCTGACTGAAGATGAAATGGCTGAAGTGAAAAAGGAA GCTCTGGAGACTCTGCGTCCGTACCTGGTTGAGAAGCTAATAGCTGAACGTCATTATGACTACCTGCGTTCTAAGAAGATCCTGACGCGAGAGGACACGGAGGAGATCAACTGCAAGTGCACACGGGGGAAACGTACTGGAAAACTACTGGACATCATATCCGAAAACCCACGCGGCCTCGATACGCTCATCGAATCCATTCAGCGCTGCAGAACGCTTAATTTTATCATCGCTAAAATTACTGACGAAGTGCAGCGCATCAAGAATGCTAAACTGGAGGCGTTGAGAG CGGTGGGCGTGTCCAGCTCGACGATGAAGGGTGCATCCGGAGCCGGTAACGACCTGTCGAAGGCAGAATTCTTCGACTACCACAAGTTCTCGACTATCTGTCTTCATCCTGAGGGAGAACGAAGCTCCGCCTCCTCTGTGACCAGCAGCTCTATGAACCTATCGTGCACCCCGGGTCGTCAGAAGGGGTCAGATAGCGGCGCTGCTGCTAGTCTTAACGTCGTTTCCTCCACGTCATCGTGCCTTCCCAAACCTGGTGATCCTGGGGCTCCGCCTCTTCCTGATGACATCACTACAGAAGAACAGGATCAGGACAGTGTAGTGTATGAAAGCACAGGAAGTAGCGGGGATGCTAACTTCCTGCCGCTACGCTCACGTTCCTTGAACCCGCTTGTCGATAATATACTTTGA